In Enoplosus armatus isolate fEnoArm2 chromosome 2, fEnoArm2.hap1, whole genome shotgun sequence, one DNA window encodes the following:
- the LOC139300836 gene encoding keratin, type I cytoskeletal 19-like, producing MSVSLNRQSSYSSRSISSAVSMGGGMQFVGLGQSRMSAGSFQNRAPSVYGGAGGFGTRISQSAFSSGGATYGQSAVINNEKMTMQNLNDRLASYLQKVRTLEAANRKLELQIREFYEKKGPATSKDFTAFFATISGLRAQILRRYSENQAINLQVDNARLAADDFKIKYETELSMHKMVEGDVARLRGVRDSLTLAISDLEMQIEGLKDDLVYIKTNHEEEMLQFRVQQSGAVNVEVDSAESVDLTKVLEDMREQYETVMQKNKMELEKWFQAKVETLQSQIVSHTTAVQTSSTQMSELRRTLQSLEINRESALTEIQFLQKNVDEVKSRYSIQLSQLQMTINMLEAELQQLKVSIEHQQSEYKLLLDIKMRLELEIAEYRRLLDGDMYERRAVVKVVEVEEHKPHIERRVKTIVEEIIDGKVVSSSVDTQVEDVQ from the exons atgtctgtctctctcaaccGCCAGAGCAGCTACAGCTCCCGCAGCATCTCCAGCGCCGTCAGCATGGGCGGAGGGATGCAGTTTGTCGGACTCGGCCAGAGCCGCATGTCCGCGGGATCCTTCCAGAACCGCGCGCCCAGCGTGTACGGGGGCGCCGGGGGTTTCGGGACCCGCATCTCCCAGTCGGCCTTCTCCTCCGGGGGTGCGACGTACGGCCAGTCTGCAGTGATCAACAACGAGAAGATGACCATGCAGAACCTCAACGACCGCCTGGCCTCCTACCTGCAGAAG GTGCGCACCCTGGAGGCAGCCAACAGGAAGCTGGAGCTGCAGATCAGAGAGTTCTACGAAAAGAAAGGTCCTGCTACCTCCAAAGACTTCACCGCCTTCTTCGCCACCATCTCTGGTCTCCGAGCTCAG ATTCTGAGGAGATATTCAGAGAACCAAGCGATCAACCTGCAGGTTGACAACGCTCGTCTGGCTGCAGACgactttaaaataaa GTATGAGACAGAGCTGAGCATGCACAAGATGGTGGAGGGCGATGTGGCTCGTCTCCGAGGGGTCCGGGACAGTCTGACTCTTGCCATCAGTGACCTGGAGATGCAGATAGAAGGTCTGAAAGATGATCTGGTGTACATAAAGACCAACCACGAGGAG GAGATGCTTCAGTTTAGGGTCCAGCAGAGTGGCGCAGTTAATGTGGAGGTGGACAGCGCAGAGTCTGTTGATCTGACAAAGGTCCTGGAGGATATGAGGGAGCAGTATGAAACTGTGATGCAGAAGAACAAGATGGAGCTCGAGAAATGGTTCCAAGCTAAG gtGGAAACTCTCCAGTCGCAAATCGTTTCACATACAACAGCGGTGCAGACGTCTTCCACGCAGATGTCAGAGCTGAGGAGGACCCTACAGAGTCTGGAGATAAATCGGGAAAGCGCCCTCACCGAG ATTCAGTTCCTGCAGAAGAATGTGGACGAGGTGAAGAGCCGATACAGCATTCAGCTCAGTCAGCTGCAGATGACCATCAACATGCTGGAGGccgagctgcagcagctcaaagTCTCCATCGAGCACCAGCAATCCGAGtacaagctgctgctggacatcaAGATGAGGCTGGAACTGGAGATAGCTGAGTACAGGAGGCTGCTGGACGGAGACATGTACGAGAGGAGGGCTGTGGTCAAGGTTGTCGAAGTGGAAG AGCATAAACCCCACATCGAGAGGAGAGTGAAGACCATCGTGGAGGAGATTATTGATGGAAAGGTGGTGTCCTCCAGTGTTGACACCCAAGTGGAGGACGTTCAGTAA
- the hap1 gene encoding trafficking kinesin-binding protein 1 — MDGETEGSFSAATMEVWSSSASEEEEEEKSTASLVEEVVEVEKKGTNSNNNNNNNNNNKDSLCREVTQVLCSDRVGQVTKTYHDIKAVTHLLEEKERDLELAARIGQSLLKQNQELTARNEMLDEQLEIAKEEIAQLRHELSMRDDLLQFYASTEEIENAESHSPIKRNESCSSLTNFVHYDFLQQKLKGLEDENRKLRLEASELTTETTNYEEQEQELMMVCVEELSSVNKQVVELSEELARKVEDSLRQQEEISSLLAQIVDLQARCKGLTHENEELNQNLSASRESQQKLKSELKDLQDKYSECEDMLHEAQKDIKNLRNKSLPNSTVQRYTALASVLPMDSLAAEIEGTFRKGLDTPAPSEYKNHPWRVFETVKVVNRAVKLRSLCHSPGLPGSSPVSVRSSCTSTPRTSYYGSDNASFTLEDKPSSNNAQKEDNSVSGPKRLGQPGTPGGQDLEAALRSLSARQQNHSSERPFFDVERERKLHALAANCEEGEGSSGFLTPNDSLASSPAPSTGTNYSNGSSRHSCGSSGGSRSYLPDRLQIVKPLEGSVTLHQWQQLAKPNLGGILHPRPGVLTKDFRELEVDIQHVYSLNDLEEDEPDLSQFSGAHGMVSPSGPNLPQTSPTHTITTCQVLQPSLLIPSFSTSVCSFGLPSCRNCELLSTSSPSHQQHFGLGGRTTTTTTTTTNVTASSLGLVQLLHERGISASPYPHHNLHYSQSTKPSRSAAGGSSSDKETRGNIFSLNLVEKLQTLGLHRVAAWGMMGRTGKEG; from the exons ATGGACGGAGAGACGGAGGGCAGCTTTTCTGCGGCCACCATGGAGGTGTGGAGCTCCTCGgcatctgaggaggaggaggaagagaagagcaCTGCCAGTCTTGTGGAGgaagtggtggaggtggagaagaaagGCACCAAtagcaataacaataacaataataacaacaacaacaaggacagCCTTTGCAGGGAGGTGACACAAG tgCTGTGCTCAGACAGAGTGGGCCAGGTCACCAAGACGTATCATGACATCAAGGCAGTCACCCACCTGTTGGAGGAg AAAGAGCGGGATCTTGAGTTAGCAGCGCGAATCGGCCAATCCCTGCTGAAGCAGAACCAAGAGCTAACCGCACGCAATGAAATGCTGGATGAACAGCTTGAAATTGCAAAGGAAGAG ATTGCTCAACTTCGTCATGAGCTCTCGATGCGAGACGACCTCCTTCAGTTCTATGCGAGCACTGAGGAGATCGAGAACGCTGAATCGCACTCACC aATAAAAAGGAACGAGTCGTGCAGTTCGCTCACCAACTTCGTCCACTATGACTTCCTGCAGCAGAAGCTGAAGGGTTTAGAGGACGAGAACCGCAAACTGAGATTAGAG GCCAGTGAGCTCACAACAGAGACGACCAACTACGAGGAGCAAGAACAGGAGctgatgatggtgtgtgtggaaGAACTCT CGTCTGTCAATAAGCAGGTGGTCGAACTGTCAGAGGAGCTGGCGCGGAAAGTAGAGGATTCCCTCCGACAGCAGGAGGAGATCAGCTCACTGCTCGCTCAGATTGTTGACCTGCAGGCCCGTTGCAAAGgg CTCACGCATGAGAATGAAGAGCTGAACCAAAACCTGAGTGCCTCCCGTGAGAGCCAGCAAAAACTTAAATCAGAG CTCAAGGACTTGCAGGACAAGTACTCAGAGTGCGAGGACATGCTCCACGAGGCCCAAAAGGACATTAAGAACTTGCGCAATAAGAGCCTCCCCAACAGCACTGTGCAGCGGTACACTGCACTGGCCTCTGTCCTCCCCATGGACTCACTGGCAGCCGAGATAGAAGGCACCTTCCGCAAAGGCCTGGACACCCCGGCTCCCTCAGAGTACAA GAACCACCCGTGGCGTGTGTTTGAAACCGTGAAGGTGGTGAACCGGGCTGTGAAGCTGCGGTCTCTGTGCCACTCCCCGGGGCTGCCAGGCTCCAGCCCGGTGTCCGTTCGCTCCAGTTGCACCAGCACCCCCCGAACCAGCTACTATGGCTCAGATAATGCCAGCTTTACTCTGGAGGACAAGCCAAGCTCCAATAATGCTCAGAAAGAAGACAACAG TGTTAGTGGGCCAAAGCGTCTGGGCCAGCCAGGCACGCCAGGAGGCCAGGACCTCGAAGCCGCCTTGCGCAGCCTGTCAGCCCGCCAGCAGAACCACTCCTCCGAGCGACCTTTCTTTGACGTGGAGCGTGAGCGTAAACTCCACGCCTTGGCAGCAAACTGCGAGGAGGGCGAGGGCTCCAGTGGCTTCCTGACACCAAATGACAGCCTGGCCTCCAGCCCAGCGCCATCAACAGGCACCAACTACTCCAACGGCAGCTCACGACACTCCTGTGGCTCCTCTGGAGGATCCAGGTCCTACCTGCCAGACCGCCTGCAGATTGTCAAACCTCTGGAAG GCTCGGTGACTCTGCATCAGTGGCAGCAGTTGGCCAAACCAAACCTGGGAGGCATCCTGCACCCACGCCCGGGCGTCCTGACTAAAGACTTCAGGGAGCTTGAGGTCGACATACAGCACGTCTACAGTCTGAACGACCTGGAGGAGGACGAACCAGACCTGTCGCAGTTCTCTGGAGCGCATGGCATGG TCTCTCCATCCGGTCCCAACCTCCCTCAGACCTCTCCCACACATACCATTACCACCTGCCAAGTCCTCCAACCCTCCCTTCTCATCCCCTCCTTCTCCACTAG CGTTTGCTCTTTCGGCCTGCCATCTTGTCGGAACTGTGAGCTCCTGAGCACTTCATCGCCGTCCCACCAGCAGCATTTTGGCCTGGGAGGCcggaccaccaccaccaccaccaccaccaccaatgtAACCGCTTCATCACTGGGACTCGTGCAGCTGCTGCATGAGCGTGGCATCTCAGCCTCTCCTTACCCCCACCACAACCTGCACTACAGCCAGAGTACAAAACCTTCACGCTCCGCAGCAGGAGGCTCATCGTCGGACAAAGAGACAAGAGggaacattttcagtttgaactTGGTGGAGAAGCTTCAGACTCTGGGGCTGCACAGAGTGGCAGCCTGGGGGATGATGGGCCGCACTGGCAAAGAGGGTTGA